In Hydrogenimonas thermophila, the genomic stretch ATGAATGTCCAAACGGAGCAATTGAAGAAGGTGATCCTATATATATTATAGATCCAGACAGATGTACAGAGTGTGTTGGGCACTATGATGAACCAGCATGTATTGCAGTATGCCCAGTTGATTGTATTATTCCGGATCCAGA encodes the following:
- a CDS encoding YfhL family 4Fe-4S dicluster ferredoxin, producing the protein MALMITDECIACDACRDECPNGAIEEGDPIYIIDPDRCTECVGHYDEPACIAVCPVDCIIPDPDNVESVEELKFKFEHLQNEQ